The following are from one region of the Mannheimia granulomatis genome:
- the tolA gene encoding cell envelope integrity protein TolA has product MKSQQDRLELAVIISILLHILLIGLLLLGSLFTKTELAAAGGSGGDSDSFEAVMVDTGQVAAEYGQLVAEKKGTKKPEVEPKESKKETVEEVEDKPTPEEIQEQKQAQLAAIQEKQRQKEIERQEKLEEQKKQEQAKQEELKKQQAEEATRKKAAEAAKLKADAEAKRLEAAAKQAEEEKKAKEAQQKLEQQKKVEAEKKLQEQKELQEKLAKEAKEKAEKEAKAKAEKEAKEKAEKEAKAKAEKEAKEKAEKEAKAKAEKAAKEKAEKEAKAKAAAEEKAAQAKKNQALDDFLSGGDVGGGSSKGGNKNSSGSQGSGGTSGLGQGANVDGNAYGQRIKKLIQSKYRVDPSFAGKQCDVKIFLSRDGTITNYQVISGDKAVCDAAVSAIVATRKVPAAPSDAVYNMFKSPTLDFSLRVK; this is encoded by the coding sequence GTGAAATCTCAACAAGATAGACTAGAGCTTGCAGTTATTATTTCAATCTTATTACATATATTGTTAATTGGATTATTATTACTCGGGTCTCTTTTCACGAAAACAGAGCTTGCTGCCGCTGGTGGTAGTGGTGGAGATAGCGATAGCTTTGAGGCTGTGATGGTTGATACAGGGCAGGTTGCCGCAGAGTATGGTCAGTTAGTGGCGGAAAAAAAAGGAACTAAAAAACCAGAAGTAGAGCCTAAAGAATCGAAGAAAGAAACTGTTGAGGAAGTGGAAGATAAACCGACTCCGGAGGAAATCCAAGAGCAAAAGCAAGCCCAGCTAGCTGCTATTCAAGAAAAACAACGTCAAAAAGAAATTGAACGTCAAGAAAAACTTGAAGAGCAGAAAAAGCAGGAGCAAGCTAAGCAAGAAGAATTGAAAAAGCAGCAAGCAGAAGAAGCAACCCGCAAAAAAGCTGCTGAGGCAGCCAAGTTAAAAGCGGATGCAGAAGCGAAACGTTTAGAAGCTGCTGCAAAACAAGCTGAAGAAGAGAAAAAAGCAAAAGAAGCTCAGCAAAAATTGGAACAACAGAAGAAAGTTGAAGCTGAGAAGAAATTACAAGAGCAGAAAGAGCTTCAAGAAAAATTAGCTAAAGAAGCTAAGGAGAAAGCGGAAAAAGAAGCCAAAGCGAAGGCTGAAAAAGAAGCTAAAGAAAAAGCCGAGAAAGAAGCCAAAGCGAAAGCTGAAAAAGAAGCTAAGGAAAAAGCTGAGAAAGAAGCCAAAGCAAAGGCCGAAAAGGCAGCTAAAGAAAAAGCAGAAAAAGAGGCAAAAGCTAAAGCAGCCGCTGAAGAAAAAGCTGCACAAGCTAAGAAGAATCAGGCATTGGATGACTTCCTAAGTGGCGGTGATGTCGGTGGTGGTTCAAGCAAAGGTGGTAATAAGAATTCATCTGGTTCACAGGGCTCTGGTGGTACAAGTGGCTTAGGGCAAGGTGCAAATGTAGATGGTAATGCATACGGTCAGAGAATTAAGAAATTAATTCAGTCTAAATATCGTGTTGATCCGAGTTTTGCCGGCAAGCAATGCGATGTTAAGATTTTCTTAAGTCGAGACGGTACAATTACTAACTATCAAGTTATAAGTGGAGATAAGGCAGTTTGTGATGCAGCTGTAAGTGCAATTGTGGCAACTAGGAAGGTTCCAGCAGCACCATCGGATGCAGTGTATAATATGTTTAAATCACCAACACTTGATTTTAGTTTAAGAGTTAAATAA